One region of Termitidicoccus mucosus genomic DNA includes:
- a CDS encoding MGH1-like glycoside hydrolase domain-containing protein → MSHPIKNFTRHGIPAQGWNTWNTRSVLSHVLMPEALALNLSFCHYGMLKLVADAFFEVREQGASAGVRLVESEVSLPPRRVGVQPGRHAYDASYTAVTVLLGEVSILVETAATDEREIVILATPLSQAAHRPVSMIVEAAVLWNRPGHVGQAAPCEWRAACGGGEVGIHCTNTPVRDPNAGCRSPYWVFELTGPAGISAGGAPRPLDEITALIAGARARENASHQSYGEFAGLHAAYQACLAWNTFFDPAFDRVLTTSSRPWNVLRLGYGLFCWDTFTFAWMQLADCPALARNSMLEVFREMVDGKFVPNVVNGSGRRSWDRSQPPLAGITMLAIHESAPDLPFLENIWPALLAWNRWWHEARRNPSGLLSWGSNPVEPKTGDLAEFIQPATPFGASLESGQDNSPMYDGVPFDEDSHLMMLSDVGLASLYITDCQSLTILARRLGRDSDAAELDERGGHYAKKLAALWNPGAGIFQNRRTDTGEFSPRLSPTLFYPLLAGVATGEQADSMVDNYLLNPGKFWGEWVLPAVPRDDPAYPEQHYWRGRIWAVLNFLVYLGLKRAGRDDAADQLARRSRELFKRNWDARHGVFENYSAVTGKAAEEKFCDPMCAWSGLLAFMEFMENGRIPLPSLLRP, encoded by the coding sequence ATGAGCCATCCGATCAAAAACTTCACGCGTCACGGCATTCCCGCCCAAGGCTGGAACACCTGGAACACGCGCAGCGTGCTCAGCCATGTGCTCATGCCCGAGGCCCTCGCGCTCAACCTCTCCTTCTGCCACTACGGCATGCTGAAGCTCGTCGCGGACGCGTTTTTCGAGGTGCGCGAGCAGGGCGCATCCGCCGGCGTGCGCCTCGTGGAGTCGGAAGTGTCGCTGCCGCCGCGCCGCGTGGGCGTGCAACCGGGCCGCCACGCCTACGACGCGAGCTACACCGCGGTCACCGTGCTTCTGGGCGAGGTTTCCATCCTCGTGGAAACCGCCGCCACCGACGAACGCGAAATCGTCATCCTCGCCACGCCGCTTTCGCAGGCCGCGCACCGGCCGGTGTCGATGATCGTGGAGGCCGCCGTGCTTTGGAACCGCCCCGGGCACGTCGGGCAGGCTGCCCCGTGCGAATGGCGCGCCGCCTGCGGCGGCGGCGAAGTGGGTATCCATTGTACAAATACACCCGTCCGCGACCCCAACGCCGGCTGCCGCTCCCCGTATTGGGTGTTCGAGCTCACCGGCCCGGCGGGCATCTCCGCCGGGGGCGCGCCGCGCCCGCTCGACGAGATCACCGCGCTCATCGCCGGCGCCCGCGCGCGGGAAAACGCCTCCCACCAAAGCTACGGCGAATTTGCCGGGCTCCACGCCGCCTACCAGGCCTGCCTCGCATGGAACACGTTTTTCGACCCCGCCTTCGACCGCGTGCTCACGACCTCGTCGCGCCCGTGGAACGTCCTCCGCCTCGGCTACGGCCTGTTCTGCTGGGACACTTTCACCTTTGCATGGATGCAACTCGCCGACTGCCCCGCGCTCGCCCGCAACTCCATGCTGGAGGTGTTCCGCGAGATGGTGGACGGAAAATTCGTCCCCAATGTCGTCAACGGCAGCGGACGCCGCTCCTGGGACCGCTCGCAGCCGCCGCTCGCCGGCATCACCATGCTCGCCATCCACGAATCCGCGCCCGACCTGCCTTTTCTGGAAAACATCTGGCCCGCGCTCCTCGCCTGGAACCGCTGGTGGCACGAGGCGCGCCGCAACCCTAGCGGCCTGCTCTCCTGGGGTTCCAACCCCGTCGAGCCCAAGACCGGCGATCTCGCCGAGTTCATCCAGCCCGCCACGCCCTTCGGCGCCTCGCTCGAATCCGGCCAAGACAACTCGCCCATGTATGACGGCGTGCCGTTCGACGAGGACTCGCACCTCATGATGCTCAGCGACGTGGGGCTGGCCTCGTTGTATATAACCGACTGCCAGTCCCTCACCATCCTCGCGCGCCGCCTCGGCCGCGACTCCGACGCCGCCGAGCTCGACGAACGCGGCGGCCATTATGCAAAAAAACTCGCCGCGCTCTGGAACCCCGGCGCGGGCATCTTCCAGAACCGCCGCACCGACACCGGCGAGTTCAGCCCGCGCCTCTCCCCCACCCTCTTCTATCCCCTGCTGGCCGGCGTCGCCACCGGGGAGCAGGCGGACTCGATGGTGGACAACTACCTGCTCAACCCCGGGAAATTCTGGGGCGAATGGGTCCTCCCCGCCGTGCCGCGGGACGATCCCGCGTATCCGGAACAGCACTACTGGCGCGGCCGCATCTGGGCCGTCCTGAACTTCCTCGTCTATCTCGGCCTCAAGCGCGCCGGCCGCGACGACGCGGCCGACCAGCTCGCCCGGCGCTCCCGCGAGCTTTTCAAGCGAAACTGGGACGCGCGCCACGGCGTTTTCGAAAACTACTCCGCCGTCACCGGCAAGGCTGCGGAGGAGAAATTCTGCGACCCCATGTGTGCATGGAGCGGCCTGCTCGCCTTCATGGAGTTCATGGAAAACGGACGCATCCCGCTCCCGTCCCTCCTCCGCCCCTGA
- a CDS encoding substrate-binding domain-containing protein — MPPKYRSISAQVADILREKVRKETWRNVLPGERQLAERLSVSRKTVRKALSILREEGSIHTLDNRVNTPVPRKLHIRASSGPAKRIALLLPESIETARPFTVLWINRLMALAHDAGFEMEVMAGWRYFGQQAGQSLRRLVDTHPGRCWILSRSHRPLQEWFAGSGELALVSGTALAGVRLPSVDVDYRALCHEAALEFLRQGHRRLALFLEKTEHGGEVACERGFRTAISAYDDAEPLVICRPSKSTSAIMREMARILSMKSPPTGILLSNSLSYVTAFSYLASRGLRVPQDISIASRSDEPFLNYLYPLPTRHFVPAAKLGTALFEAVLRLTGDPAAGAFEVRITPDLIRGSSIGSPKAGAW; from the coding sequence ATGCCCCCGAAATACCGATCCATCAGCGCGCAGGTCGCGGACATATTGCGAGAAAAAGTGCGCAAGGAAACCTGGCGGAACGTCCTGCCCGGCGAGCGGCAGCTGGCGGAGCGGCTCAGCGTCAGCCGGAAAACCGTGCGCAAGGCGCTCTCGATTTTGCGCGAGGAGGGGTCCATCCACACGCTGGACAACCGGGTCAACACCCCCGTCCCGCGCAAGCTCCATATCCGCGCCAGCTCCGGGCCGGCGAAACGCATCGCCCTGCTGCTGCCGGAATCGATCGAGACGGCGCGGCCCTTCACCGTGCTCTGGATCAACCGGCTCATGGCGCTGGCCCACGATGCCGGCTTCGAAATGGAGGTCATGGCGGGCTGGCGGTATTTCGGACAGCAGGCCGGGCAGTCGCTGCGGCGGCTGGTGGACACGCATCCGGGGCGTTGCTGGATATTGAGCCGTTCGCACCGGCCATTGCAGGAATGGTTTGCCGGCAGCGGCGAACTCGCGCTGGTGTCGGGGACGGCCCTGGCCGGGGTGCGCCTGCCTAGCGTCGATGTCGATTATCGCGCGCTGTGCCATGAGGCGGCGCTGGAGTTTCTGCGTCAGGGGCACCGGCGGCTGGCGCTGTTTTTGGAAAAAACCGAGCATGGCGGCGAGGTGGCGTGCGAGCGCGGTTTTCGCACTGCGATTTCCGCCTACGATGACGCCGAGCCGCTGGTCATCTGCCGGCCGTCAAAGAGCACGTCGGCAATCATGCGCGAAATGGCGCGCATCCTGAGCATGAAGTCGCCGCCGACCGGCATCCTGCTGAGCAACTCGCTCTCCTATGTGACGGCGTTCAGCTACCTCGCCTCGCGGGGATTGCGCGTGCCGCAGGACATTTCCATCGCCTCGCGCAGCGACGAGCCGTTTCTCAATTATTTGTATCCGCTGCCGACGCGGCATTTTGTTCCCGCCGCCAAACTGGGCACGGCCTTGTTCGAGGCGGTCCTCCGGCTGACGGGCGATCCCGCGGCGGGGGCGTTCGAAGTCCGCATCACGCCGGATTTGATCCGGGGTTCGTCGATCGGGTCGCCAAAGGCCGGCGCGTGGTGA
- a CDS encoding sodium:solute symporter family transporter — protein sequence MSELSKFNLLDLAVVIAYLAGITALGIWVGRNKSKTSEGYFLGGRQFTWVMVGFSLFSTNVGIGAFIGGTGMAYRIGVAALTPDLLGGLGLTISAVVFVPLYLRSNITTLPQFLELRYNRWAKFFYGGIFVLLAVVISPLSMYTGSLAILSLLGIEINTANIYITGCIIACTAGVYAVVGGLTAVVVVDMLQAAIIIIGSLTVSIVGIIKLGGLAVLFQNAPSETLELLRPHSDPEFPWTAMFTGQLLASCLWAFSNISMLQRVLGAKNLEHAQAGMLLGAFLKMCGFALFIVPGLLAAQLFPGIAPDTAYSTMIRELLPAGISGIAFAGLLTSLLNTQESGINAMSSIVSIDLYPAIRKKAPEREALLVGKSAATANIIWGIAAAPVFLAAEQGIFSLLLKFGGFMTLPCGLCYLLGRFWRRGTGQGCVATLATGAAFGAYYIVTSTLPGCKWLLPERIASMHFYHLLPFFAILLVTVFVVVSLLTPAPSPEKLKILDAVPMSSARMAGPRPWHRRYGLWWLLYLAAFVGMYLVF from the coding sequence ATGAGCGAGTTGTCAAAATTCAACCTGCTTGATCTCGCGGTGGTGATCGCCTACCTCGCCGGGATTACCGCGCTGGGGATTTGGGTGGGACGCAACAAGTCGAAGACCAGCGAGGGGTATTTCCTCGGCGGGCGCCAGTTCACGTGGGTCATGGTCGGGTTTTCGCTTTTTTCCACCAACGTCGGGATCGGCGCGTTCATCGGCGGCACGGGCATGGCCTACCGGATCGGCGTGGCCGCCTTGACGCCGGATCTGCTGGGTGGTTTGGGCCTGACTATATCGGCAGTCGTATTTGTTCCCCTTTATCTGCGCTCAAATATCACCACGCTTCCGCAGTTCCTCGAGCTGCGCTATAACCGGTGGGCCAAGTTCTTTTATGGAGGGATCTTTGTCCTGCTGGCCGTCGTGATCAGCCCGCTGAGCATGTACACGGGTTCGCTTGCCATTCTCAGCCTGCTCGGCATCGAGATCAACACGGCCAACATTTATATCACCGGTTGCATCATCGCATGCACCGCCGGGGTTTATGCGGTTGTGGGCGGGCTTACGGCCGTGGTGGTCGTCGATATGTTGCAGGCTGCGATTATAATCATAGGCAGCCTCACCGTATCAATCGTGGGCATCATCAAACTGGGAGGACTGGCGGTGCTTTTCCAGAACGCTCCGTCGGAAACGCTTGAGCTGCTCCGCCCGCACAGTGATCCGGAATTCCCATGGACCGCCATGTTTACGGGGCAGTTGCTGGCATCATGCCTGTGGGCGTTCTCAAATATTAGCATGCTGCAACGTGTGCTCGGCGCGAAAAATCTGGAGCACGCGCAGGCCGGGATGCTGCTCGGGGCTTTTCTGAAAATGTGCGGATTCGCGCTTTTTATCGTTCCAGGACTGCTCGCCGCGCAGTTGTTCCCCGGCATCGCGCCCGACACGGCGTATAGCACCATGATAAGGGAACTGCTCCCGGCCGGGATTTCCGGCATCGCATTTGCCGGCTTGCTCACTTCGCTGCTGAACACCCAGGAATCCGGCATCAATGCGATGTCCAGCATCGTTTCCATCGACCTGTATCCGGCCATCCGAAAAAAGGCCCCTGAACGCGAGGCGCTGCTCGTGGGCAAATCGGCAGCCACGGCGAACATTATTTGGGGAATCGCCGCCGCTCCGGTTTTCCTTGCGGCCGAGCAGGGGATTTTCAGCCTGCTATTGAAATTCGGGGGATTCATGACGCTGCCCTGCGGGCTCTGTTATTTGCTGGGGCGTTTCTGGCGAAGGGGGACGGGGCAGGGATGCGTGGCGACACTCGCCACCGGCGCCGCGTTCGGGGCATATTATATCGTCACATCAACGCTTCCGGGTTGCAAATGGCTCCTTCCGGAGCGCATTGCATCCATGCACTTTTACCACCTGCTGCCTTTTTTTGCCATTTTGCTCGTGACCGTTTTTGTGGTCGTGAGTCTGCTTACTCCTGCGCCATCTCCGGAAAAACTGAAAATATTGGATGCCGTCCCCATGTCATCCGCCAGAATGGCCGGACCAAGGCCGTGGCATAGGCGTTACGGTCTGTGGTGGCTGTTGTATCTCGCCGCGTTTGTCGGCATGTATTTGGTATTCTGA
- a CDS encoding beta-glucosidase, whose protein sequence is MKHLPASLVLLSIALSLSAAPDAGVAALLRRPAAPAAAVAQAGRLLALLTPEERFEMVAGGNSFGISGVPRLGIPPVHFADASAGIRIIKGTPTEVYEKTTAFPCTMTLAATWDCGLAAAYAAAIGEEMRAGGVHVLLGPGMNGYRLSVGGRNFEYFGEDPFLVSRMVENYVRGLQGRGVGATLKHFIGNEAEHYRRSSNSVIDERTLQEIYLPPFKAGVDAGAWAVMTSYNQVNGEWAGQDSAIVNGLLRGRLGFQWLCMTDWASTWDGEKLAASGNDLEKPDGFSLRRAREKLLGSPAIDRMALSILKTCIAAGFYEPDFHKPELMGRWKERAGVARTVNDRGIVLLQNNGVLPISPAAVKGTVLVTGNNAAREGLAGGGAAFVQGYDSKSCARAMEELFPGRVAAVDAPTDEQIKSASLVLVFPGFPLEGGGAEREGRDRPFVLPDDALIRRCVALNPKTVVCVIAGGGVEMDWAPPAAAIVHAFYGGQTGADALADVLAGRINPSGKLPFTIEKHFADSPGHAYADKPHDIGASFPAAMVERKRLGSFMSRENKTVIDVYNIHYKEGVFTGYRWYDAGKIEPRFAFGHGLSYTKFEYGSLAIKRMEGGRIGVSFTLKNTGRRAGDEIAQLYVADVKSSVPRPPKELKGFKRVSLAPGESQSVTIEMDAGALGFWDADAHGWKVEPGEFEVLVGPSSRDLPLRGIFEI, encoded by the coding sequence ATGAAACATCTCCCCGCCTCGCTTGTGTTGCTGTCAATCGCGCTCTCCCTTTCCGCCGCGCCCGACGCCGGAGTGGCCGCCCTGCTCAGGCGTCCCGCGGCTCCCGCCGCCGCCGTCGCGCAGGCCGGGCGATTGCTGGCGCTGCTCACGCCGGAGGAACGTTTCGAGATGGTGGCGGGCGGGAACTCCTTTGGCATCAGCGGCGTGCCGCGACTGGGCATCCCGCCGGTGCATTTCGCCGATGCCTCGGCCGGCATCCGCATCATCAAGGGCACGCCCACGGAGGTTTATGAAAAAACCACCGCGTTTCCCTGCACGATGACCTTGGCGGCGACTTGGGACTGCGGGCTCGCCGCCGCCTACGCCGCCGCGATCGGCGAGGAGATGCGCGCGGGCGGCGTGCATGTGCTGCTCGGGCCGGGCATGAACGGCTACCGGCTTTCCGTGGGCGGAAGGAATTTCGAATACTTCGGCGAGGACCCGTTTCTCGTTTCGCGCATGGTGGAGAATTACGTGCGCGGATTGCAGGGGCGGGGCGTGGGCGCGACGCTCAAGCATTTTATAGGAAACGAGGCGGAGCATTACCGGCGCAGCAGCAACTCGGTCATCGACGAGCGCACGCTCCAGGAGATCTACCTGCCGCCCTTCAAGGCCGGGGTGGATGCGGGCGCGTGGGCGGTGATGACTTCATATAACCAGGTCAACGGCGAGTGGGCCGGCCAGGATTCCGCCATTGTGAACGGCCTGCTGCGCGGCCGGCTTGGCTTCCAGTGGCTGTGCATGACGGACTGGGCCTCGACCTGGGACGGCGAAAAGCTCGCGGCCTCGGGCAACGATCTCGAAAAACCCGACGGGTTCAGCCTGCGCCGGGCCCGCGAAAAACTGCTTGGCTCGCCGGCCATAGACCGCATGGCGCTGAGCATATTAAAAACCTGCATCGCCGCCGGATTCTATGAGCCGGATTTTCATAAACCGGAATTAATGGGCCGATGGAAGGAGCGTGCCGGAGTTGCCCGGACCGTGAACGATCGCGGCATTGTGTTATTGCAGAACAACGGCGTCCTCCCGATCTCCCCCGCGGCGGTGAAAGGCACCGTGCTCGTGACCGGCAACAACGCCGCGCGGGAGGGACTCGCCGGCGGCGGCGCGGCGTTTGTCCAAGGTTACGACAGCAAAAGCTGCGCGCGAGCGATGGAGGAATTGTTTCCGGGCCGGGTCGCCGCCGTGGATGCCCCGACTGACGAACAGATCAAATCGGCCTCGCTGGTGCTGGTGTTTCCCGGATTTCCGCTCGAGGGCGGCGGTGCGGAGCGCGAGGGGCGGGACCGCCCGTTTGTGCTGCCCGACGACGCGCTCATCCGGCGCTGCGTCGCGCTGAACCCGAAAACCGTCGTGTGCGTGATCGCCGGCGGCGGCGTGGAAATGGATTGGGCTCCTCCGGCCGCAGCCATCGTGCACGCCTTTTACGGCGGGCAAACGGGCGCGGACGCGCTGGCGGACGTCCTGGCGGGCAGGATCAATCCGTCGGGCAAGCTGCCGTTCACCATTGAAAAACACTTCGCGGACTCGCCCGGCCATGCCTATGCCGACAAGCCTCACGACATCGGCGCCAGTTTTCCCGCGGCGATGGTGGAGCGGAAGCGGCTCGGCTCGTTCATGAGCCGCGAAAACAAAACCGTCATCGACGTGTATAATATACACTACAAGGAAGGCGTGTTCACCGGGTATCGCTGGTATGACGCAGGAAAGATCGAGCCGCGCTTTGCTTTCGGGCACGGTCTGTCGTATACAAAATTTGAATACGGCAGCCTCGCGATCAAGCGGATGGAGGGCGGGCGCATTGGTGTCAGCTTCACGCTCAAAAACACCGGCCGGCGCGCCGGCGACGAAATTGCGCAACTGTATGTGGCCGACGTGAAGAGCAGCGTGCCGCGCCCGCCGAAGGAGCTGAAGGGATTCAAGCGCGTCTCGCTCGCGCCCGGCGAATCGCAATCCGTCACGATCGAGATGGACGCGGGCGCGCTCGGTTTTTGGGATGCGGACGCGCATGGCTGGAAGGTGGAGCCGGGCGAATTCGAGGTGCTGGTCGGGCCTTCGTCGCGCGACCTGCCGTTGCGGGGGATTTTCGAGATCTAG
- a CDS encoding helix-turn-helix domain-containing protein: MPVACPASHATARNSLGFAGARRPPHLAIRGHQHQDIELNFIPDGTMTYLLGGQLVTVPAARLAVLWAETPHQVVALSGTADFFWFTLPFAWVIQLGLPPGMIDRLLSGHLLVAQDGNAADERQCVRWLDALRETGDAIRQAVRLELEAALWRMSLAPSASAAYAGNDTNNRRLPASHLALHIQRMAGVIATGYTGELSISDIVRPTGLNENYAMTLFRQICGMTLRDYVTRHRLSHARRMLATTSEKVITIAMESGFGSMSRFYEAFKKAEGCSPEHFRKRQSATLSGMMP, translated from the coding sequence ATGCCCGTCGCCTGCCCCGCTTCACATGCCACCGCCCGCAATTCGCTCGGATTCGCGGGCGCGCGACGCCCGCCGCATCTCGCGATACGAGGCCACCAGCATCAGGACATCGAGCTGAATTTCATACCTGACGGCACCATGACCTACCTTCTCGGAGGGCAGCTTGTCACCGTGCCCGCCGCGCGTCTGGCGGTGCTATGGGCGGAAACGCCCCACCAAGTGGTCGCACTCTCCGGGACGGCTGATTTTTTTTGGTTCACCCTCCCGTTTGCCTGGGTCATACAGCTCGGTCTCCCACCGGGCATGATCGATCGCCTGCTTTCCGGCCACCTGCTGGTCGCGCAGGACGGCAATGCCGCCGATGAACGCCAGTGCGTGCGCTGGCTGGACGCGTTGCGTGAAACGGGCGACGCCATCAGGCAGGCGGTCCGGTTGGAGCTTGAAGCCGCGCTCTGGCGCATGTCGCTCGCCCCGTCGGCATCGGCTGCCTATGCAGGGAATGACACAAACAACCGCCGGTTGCCGGCGAGCCATCTTGCCTTGCATATACAACGGATGGCGGGGGTCATTGCCACGGGATACACTGGAGAGTTGTCGATCAGCGATATTGTCCGTCCCACCGGATTGAACGAAAATTATGCCATGACCCTGTTCCGCCAGATATGCGGGATGACATTGCGGGATTATGTCACCCGGCACCGGCTTTCCCATGCGCGCCGCATGCTGGCCACGACATCGGAAAAGGTAATCACCATCGCGATGGAAAGCGGGTTCGGCTCGATGAGCCGTTTCTACGAAGCGTTCAAGAAAGCCGAAGGGTGCTCGCCGGAACATTTCCGCAAACGCCAGTCCGCCACGCTGTCGGGCATGATGCCGTGA
- a CDS encoding Gfo/Idh/MocA family protein, translating into MKTFNLCVIGAGVFSRRFIPLFQAHPAVAQLSLAEALPGRLAEVASEFGIGRVFVSATEAIAAKDVDAIAIFTQRHLHAPLALAGLAAGKHVYCAVPAAQALDELAALTDAVRRTGLTYMLGETSYYYPSNIYCRHRWRRGDFGLFVYGEGEYMHDMEHGFYGAFQHSGGDGWKRVAGFPPMLYPTHSASMIIGVTGSKFTQVSALGWRDRHDDGIFREGANEWNNVFSNETALLRTADGGMARLNEFRRVGYGRGNGVRVTLFGTKANFEEQGDSLIWATHDRRLFPLGEFLQCGRGPAGGADNGTGLRTGEQEDFFSYSSMVHPNERLPESFRTLPNGHFGSHQFLVDDFCRAVTTGLLPPNHAWRAAAYNAPGIVAHESALKEGAVLPVPDFGDAPASAGLLEDHMPLISSRALKHFDESAGTPA; encoded by the coding sequence ATGAAAACCTTCAATCTCTGCGTCATTGGCGCGGGTGTTTTTTCCCGCAGGTTCATCCCCCTCTTTCAAGCGCACCCGGCCGTGGCGCAATTGTCTCTGGCCGAAGCACTGCCGGGCCGGCTGGCCGAGGTGGCGTCTGAATTTGGAATCGGGCGTGTGTTTGTCTCGGCGACGGAGGCGATTGCCGCCAAGGATGTCGATGCGATTGCGATTTTCACGCAACGCCACCTGCACGCCCCGCTGGCGCTCGCGGGGCTGGCGGCGGGCAAGCATGTGTATTGCGCCGTGCCCGCGGCGCAGGCACTCGACGAGCTGGCCGCGCTGACCGACGCGGTGCGGCGCACCGGGCTCACCTATATGCTTGGCGAAACCAGCTATTATTATCCGTCAAACATATACTGCCGGCATCGCTGGCGGCGCGGCGACTTCGGGCTTTTTGTATATGGCGAGGGCGAATATATGCATGACATGGAGCATGGTTTTTATGGTGCGTTCCAGCATAGTGGCGGGGATGGCTGGAAACGCGTGGCGGGTTTTCCCCCGATGCTTTATCCGACGCATTCCGCCAGCATGATAATCGGCGTCACCGGCTCAAAATTCACCCAAGTGAGCGCGCTCGGCTGGCGGGATCGTCATGACGACGGCATTTTCCGCGAGGGAGCCAATGAGTGGAACAACGTGTTCAGCAACGAAACTGCGCTTCTGCGCACCGCCGACGGGGGCATGGCGAGGCTGAACGAATTTCGTCGCGTCGGTTATGGGCGGGGAAACGGCGTGCGTGTGACACTGTTTGGCACAAAGGCCAACTTCGAGGAGCAGGGCGATTCGTTGATTTGGGCGACACACGACCGCCGCCTGTTTCCGCTTGGCGAGTTCTTGCAATGCGGCAGGGGGCCGGCGGGCGGCGCGGACAACGGGACTGGATTGCGGACTGGCGAGCAGGAGGATTTTTTCTCATATTCCTCCATGGTGCATCCCAATGAACGCCTGCCCGAGTCGTTCCGCACCCTGCCCAACGGGCATTTCGGTTCGCACCAGTTTCTGGTCGATGATTTCTGTCGTGCCGTGACGACCGGCCTGCTCCCGCCGAATCATGCGTGGCGGGCCGCCGCCTACAACGCCCCGGGTATCGTCGCCCATGAATCGGCGCTCAAGGAGGGGGCGGTGCTGCCGGTGCCGGATTTCGGCGATGCGCCCGCATCGGCGGGCTTGCTGGAGGACCATATGCCGTTGATTTCCTCTCGCGCATTGAAGCATTTCGACGAATCAGCCGGGACACCGGCCTGA
- a CDS encoding MFS transporter — protein sequence MNNPTTPETAQAAAPATAIADPLGRGAHPGPWRFAPCIGTWQGLINPVLVSVPVILLKSMGVSNTVIGWASFATLPMAVKFLFGPVIDANKTKRWWILRSGEWLMVSLVLLALSLMQSSFSLWLYLSALTVLAVAKSFQQIALQGFFTLSLTKTEQALFSGLDPVFGRVATVISGSVLIALAGIVGERYGDPRITWGSYFGILIIIFGLLYIYTRKTFPHPAADHAHRDSSGKTAALPFADVLRNYFSLPHLWAGIVYIFFLRSGETFIAKMGPAFLMDKPDAGGLDLSIPEVGVLTGVMSICAMAGGTLSGVLLRSRGLRKVVWPFTLAAIFPSMVYVYLSLHSTAHHAITIDFAFIGINRAWQFDWVLALLLGIENFGFGLGFTVMNFFMFRMAAGSKYPASIVALNASVIYLSYLIFGAISGVIQETVGYAWLFALSILVSLPAFAAIPFLNYKLDER from the coding sequence ATGAATAACCCGACCACCCCCGAAACCGCGCAGGCCGCCGCGCCCGCGACAGCCATCGCCGATCCGCTTGGCCGCGGCGCGCACCCGGGCCCATGGCGCTTCGCCCCGTGCATCGGCACATGGCAGGGCTTGATAAACCCGGTGCTCGTGAGCGTGCCGGTGATCCTCCTCAAGTCGATGGGCGTCTCCAACACCGTCATCGGCTGGGCCTCGTTCGCCACCCTGCCCATGGCGGTCAAGTTTCTCTTCGGCCCGGTGATCGACGCCAACAAGACCAAGCGGTGGTGGATTCTCCGCTCCGGCGAATGGCTCATGGTCAGCCTCGTGCTGCTCGCGCTGTCGCTGATGCAGTCGTCGTTTTCCCTCTGGCTTTATCTCAGCGCGCTCACGGTGCTGGCCGTGGCAAAATCATTCCAGCAAATCGCCCTGCAAGGCTTTTTCACGCTCTCGCTCACCAAAACCGAGCAGGCTCTCTTTTCCGGCCTCGATCCCGTGTTCGGGCGCGTGGCCACGGTGATATCCGGCTCCGTGCTCATAGCGCTCGCCGGCATCGTCGGCGAGCGCTATGGCGATCCCCGGATCACGTGGGGAAGTTATTTCGGCATCCTTATCATCATTTTCGGCCTGCTTTATATATATACCCGCAAGACGTTTCCCCATCCGGCGGCCGACCACGCGCACCGCGATTCCTCCGGCAAGACCGCCGCGCTCCCCTTTGCCGACGTGCTCAGGAATTATTTTTCCCTGCCCCATTTGTGGGCGGGAATCGTCTATATCTTTTTCCTGCGCTCCGGCGAAACGTTCATCGCCAAGATGGGGCCGGCCTTCCTCATGGACAAGCCGGATGCCGGAGGACTGGACTTGTCGATCCCCGAGGTCGGCGTGCTCACCGGCGTCATGTCCATCTGCGCGATGGCCGGCGGCACGCTGTCGGGCGTGCTCTTGAGAAGCCGCGGCCTGCGCAAGGTCGTGTGGCCGTTCACGCTGGCGGCCATCTTCCCGAGCATGGTCTATGTTTACCTCTCCCTGCACAGTACCGCGCACCATGCGATCACGATTGATTTCGCATTCATTGGTATAAACCGCGCCTGGCAATTCGACTGGGTGCTGGCGCTGCTGCTGGGCATAGAGAACTTCGGCTTCGGCCTCGGGTTTACCGTGATGAATTTTTTCATGTTCCGCATGGCCGCGGGATCAAAGTATCCCGCCTCCATCGTCGCATTGAACGCCTCGGTGATTTATCTGAGCTACCTGATCTTCGGCGCCATCAGCGGCGTGATTCAGGAAACCGTCGGCTACGCCTGGCTGTTCGCCCTCAGCATCCTCGTTTCCCTGCCGGCTTTCGCGGCGATACCGTTTCTGAATTACAAGCTGGACGAACGCTGA